One Oryza glaberrima chromosome 11, OglaRS2, whole genome shotgun sequence genomic region harbors:
- the LOC127755912 gene encoding BOI-related E3 ubiquitin-protein ligase 1-like, producing MAVQAQYGGGMAAGMCLPDHEVEAQMRALQELGAMFSAAGGGCYNGGGGGGGYDCAAVVSGAAQSELTCNNGGGVCGGAVGMGVGAGRKREREVVEQYAAVASSAALLPIPGMMKVAAPVSRLVESGMTSTSGRSAAAVGDALVSELCAQSAEIDAVVRMECERMRAGLEQARKRQCQAVVRAASAAAARRLREKEAELDAARRRAAELEERLRQAAAESQAWCGLARSNEAVAAGLRATLDHLLRAAAAAPAQPAEGFGDSDPLATAAAAAAADDAQSSCFDTKAHAADDAATSPSASKWSCKSCGEGDATVLLLPCRHLCLCKACEPKLDACPVCLAAKNASVHIAIN from the coding sequence ATGGCTGTGCAGGCGCAATATGGGGGTGGGATGGCGGCGGGGATGTGCTTGCCAGACCATGAGGTGGAGGCGCAGATGCGGGCGCTGCAGGAGCTCGGCGCGATGTTctcggcggcgggtggtggttgctacaacggcggcggtggcggcggagggtaTGACTGCGCCGCCGTGGTGAGCGGCGCGGCGCAGAGCGAGCTGACGTGCAACAACGGTGGTGGGGTTTGTGGTGGTGCGGTGGGGATGGGGGTGGGGGCGGGGAGGAagcgggagagggaggtggtggagcagtatgcggcggtggcgtcgtccGCGGCGCTGCTGCCGATCCCCGGGATGAtgaaggtggcggcgccggtgagccGGTTGGTGGAGTCGGGGATGACGTCGACGAGtgggaggtcggcggcggcggtgggggatgcGCTGGTGTCGGAGCTGTGCGCGCAGAGCGCGGAGATCGACGCGGTGGTGCGGATGGAGTGCGAGCGGATGCGCGCCGGGCTGGAGCAGGCGCGGAAGCGGCAGTGCCAGGCGGTGGTGCGCgcggcgtcggccgccgcggcgcggcggctgcgggagaAGGAGGCCGAGCTCGACGCCGCACGGCGCCGCGCGGCCGAGCTGGAGGAGCGGCTCcgccaggccgccgccgagaGCCAGGCGTGGTGCGGCCTCGCCCGCAGCAACGAGGCCGTCGCGGCGGGCCTACGCGCCACCCtcgaccacctcctccgcgccgccgccgccgcccccgcccaaCCCGCCGAGGGCTTCGGCGACTCCGaccccctcgccaccgccgccgccgccgccgccgccgacgacgcccagTCCTCCTGCTTCGACACAAAGGcgcacgccgccgacgacgccgccacctcgccgtcggcgtccaAGTGGTCGTGCAAGTCGTGCGGTGAGGGCGACGCCACCGTGCTGCTCCTCCCATGCCGCCACCTCTGCCTCTGCAAGGCGTGCGAGCCCAAGCTGGACGCGTGCCCCGTCTGCCTCGCCGCCAAGAACGCCTCCGTCCACATCGCCATCAACTGA
- the LOC127755911 gene encoding UPF0481 protein At3g47200-like, whose protein sequence is MDITVAGGAGDGGERRTWVVEVERTLHDAPDAAAEASRWRRHCIYRVPACIKDLKPKAYQPQVVSLGPFHHGDPGLAPMEAHKRRALRHLLRRAARPLADFVAAVEAVADRLEAAYLDLGGGWRGGGGDGGEARERFLEMMIVDGCFLLEVMRAAAAVSPATPAPAAAGKPHAAEEEDYAENDPVFSRHGVLYMVPYIRRDMLMLENQLPLLVLERLLFVETERANVVHSRVSNEDHINRMVLRFLSPSARTPALGTPLGHHPLDALRRSMLHGEYQSPRRGHGAGARAHHRDIIRPAAYADDGGGDIIRSAVELYEAGIRFRRARTDSLHDVRFRHGVLAMPPVAVDDSTEYMLLNMMAFERLHPGAGNDVTAYVFFMDSIIDSAKDVALLSSKGIIQNAVGSDKAVAKLFNSISKDVVLEPESALDGVQRQVNAYCRQPWNMWRANLIHTYFRSPWAFMSLAAAMFLLVMTIMQTVYTVMSFYQQAEGGGGGGSAAPSPM, encoded by the exons ATGGACAtcacggtggccggcggcgccggcgacggcggcgagaggcggacgtgggtggtggaggtggagaggacGCTGCACGACGcgcccgacgcggcggcggaggcgtcgcggtggcggcgccactGCATCTACCGCGTCCCGGCGTGCATCAAGGACCTCAAGCCGAAGGCCTACCAGCCGCAGGTGGTGTCGCTCGGCCCCTTCCACCACGGCGACCCCGGGCTGGCCCCCATGGAGGCGCACAAGCGCCGCGCCctgcgccacctcctccgccgcgcggcgcgcccgCTGGCCgacttcgtcgccgccgtcgaggccgtcgccgaccgcctcgAGGCCGCCTAcctcgacctcggcggcggctggcgcggcggcggcggcgacggcggcgaggcgagggagAGGTTCTTGGAGATGATGATCGTGGACGGGTGCTTCCTTCTCGAGGTgatgagggcggcggcggcggtgtcgccggcgacgccggcgccggcggctgcgggGAAGCCgcacgcggcggaggaggaggactacGCGGAGAACGACCCGGTGTTCAGCCGCCATGGCGTGCTGTACATGGTGCCGTACATCCGCCGCGACATGCTCATGCTCGAGAACCAGCTGCCGCTGCTGGTGCTGGAGAGGCTCCTGTTCGTCGAGACCGAGAGGGCTAATGTCGTCCATTCGCGAGTTTCG AACGAGGACCACATCAACCGGATGGTGCTGCGCTTCCTGTCGCCGTCGGCGCGGACGCCGGCGCTGGGGACGCCGCTGGGTCACCACCCGCTGGACGCGCTCCGGCGGAGCATGCTGCACGGCGAGTACCAGTCGCCGCGCCGGGGGCACGGCGCGGGCGCCCGCGCCCACCACCGCGACATCATCCGCCCCGCCGCctacgccgacgacggcggcggcgacatcatCCGCTCCGCCGTGGAGCTCTACGAGGCCGGGATCCGCTTCCGGCGCGCCCGCACCGACAGCCTCCACGACGTGCGGTTCCGCCACGGCGTGCTCGCGatgccgcccgtcgccgtcgacgactcCACCGAGTACATGCTCCTCAACATGATGGCGTTCGAGCGCCTCCACCCGGGCGCCGGCAACGACGTCACCGCCTACGTCTTCTTCATGGACAGCATCATCGACTCGGCCAAGGACGTCGCGCTGCTGTCGTCCAAGGGGATCATCCAGAACGCCGTGGGCAGCGACAAGGCGGTGGCGAAGCTGTTCAACAGCATATCCAAGGACGTGGTGCTGGAGCCGGAGAGCGCGCTCGACGGCGTGCAGCGGCAGGTGAACGCCTACTGCCGGCAGCCGTGGAACATGTGGAGGGCGAACCTGATCCACACGTACTTCAGGAGCCCCTGGGCGTTCatgtcgctcgccgccgccatgttccTCCTCGTCATGACCATCATGCAGACGGTCTACACCGTGATGTCGTTCTACCAGCAGGcggaagggggcggcggcggcggatcggcgGCGCCGTCTCCGATGTGA